Proteins encoded together in one Telopea speciosissima isolate NSW1024214 ecotype Mountain lineage chromosome 4, Tspe_v1, whole genome shotgun sequence window:
- the LOC122659756 gene encoding patatin-like protein 2 has protein sequence MERNSSSLLQIQPPTFGDLITILSIDGGGIRGIIPATILEFLESQLQELDGEDARLADYFDVIAGTSTGGLVTAMLTAPDDKNRPLFAAKDIKPFYLDHCPKIFPQDRGMFASIGKLFKTMTGPKYDGKYLHSVIREKLGERRLNQTLTSVVIPTFDIKNLQPTIFSTYEVSHDPTMNAKLSDICIGTSAAPTYLPTYYFKNEDKDGNVREFNLTDGGVAANNPALCAIGEITKQVTKKNPDFFPIKPMDYGRFLVISIGTGVAKIEQRYNAIDAAKWGSMGWLFNDGSTPLVDVFSQASGDMVDLHLGVVFQALHSEDNYLRIQDDTLTGTVSSVDISTQENLNNLVKAGEELLNKPVSRVNLESGNTEPVKNGVTNAETLKKFAKLLSNERKLREQRSPNTKVWK, from the exons ATGGAGAGAAACTCATCATCTCTTCTTCAGATACAACCTCCCACTTTTGGAGACCTAATTACCATTCTCAGTATTGATGGAGGAGGTATAAGAGGGATCATTCCAGCTACCATTCTTGAGTTCCTCGAATCGCAACTTCAG GAATTGGATGGTGAGGATGCAAGACTTGCCGACTATTTTGATGTGATTGCAGGGACCAGTACGGGTGGTCTTGTGACAGCTATGTTAACAGCTCCAGATGATAAGAATCGTCCTCTCTTTGCTGCCAAAGATATCAAGCCCTTCTACCTTGATCACTGCCCTAAAATTTTCCCACAGGATAG GGGCATGTTTGCTTCCATTGGAAAACTGTTCAAAACTATGACAGGACCCAAGTATGATGGGAAGTATCTTCATAGCGTTATAAGGGAGAAGCTAGGAGAAAGGAGAttgaatcaaaccctaacctctgTTGTCATTCCCACCTTTGATATCAAGAACCTCCAGCCTACCATCTTCTCCACCTATGAG GTTAGCCATGATCCCACAATGAATGCTAAACTTTCAGATATATGTATTGGAACCTCTGCAGCTCCAACATACCTTCCAACCTATTACTTCAAGAATGAAGATAAAGATGGGAATGTAAGAGAATTCAACCTCACTGATGGTGGTGTAGCTGCTAATAATCCG GCTTTGTGTGCAATTGGTGAAATCACCAAGCAGGTAACTAAGAAAAATCCAGATTTCTTCCCTATCAAACCCATGGACTATGGCAGATTTCTTGTCATCTCCATTGGAACTGGTGTAGCAAAGATAGAACAAAGATACAATGCTATTGATGCAGCAAAATGGGGTTCTATGGGATGGTTATTTAATGATGGCTCAACTCCATTAGTGGATGTGTTCTCTCAAGCAAGTGGAGACATGGTTGATCTCCATCTTGGTGTTGTCTTTCAAGCTTTACACTCTGAAGATAATTACCTAAGGATTCAG GATGATACATTAACTGGGACAGTATCTTCAGTTGATATTTCTACCCAAGAAAACTTGAACAATCTTGTGAAGGCTGGTGAGGAGTTACTGAATAAACCAGTTTCAAGGGTGAATTTAGAGTCTGGTAACACTGAACCTGTTAAAAATGGTGTTACCAATGCAGAGACTCTTAAAAA GTTTGCAAAATTGCTCTCCAATGAAAGGAAGCTTCGTGAGCAAAGATCACCCAACACTAAAGTTTGGAAATAA
- the LOC122659755 gene encoding patatin-like protein 1 isoform X2 gives MLTAPDDNNRPLFAAKDIKPFYLENCPKIFPQDRGLFASMAKLFRMMTGPKYDGKYLHSIIRKKLGERRLNQTLTSIVIPTFDIKKLQPTMFSSYKVSKDPTMNAKLSDICIGTFAAPTYLPTYYFKNKDKDGNVREFNLTDGGVAANNPALVAIAEITKQVSKKNPDFFPTKPMDYDRFLVISIGTGAAKIEEKYKANVAAKWGAIEWLFNDGSTPLVDVFSQASGDMVDFHLGVVFQALHSEENYLRIQDDALTGTVSSVDIATQENLNNLVKAGEELLNKQVSRVNLETGLTEPVKNGVTNAEALKKFAKLLSNERKLRQQRSPQTKVEK, from the exons ATGCTGACAGCTCCAGATGATAACAATCGTCCTCTGTTTGCTGCTAAAGATATCAAGCCCTTCTACCTTGAAAACTGCCCTAAGATTTTCCCACAGGATAG AGGCCTGTTTGCTTCGATGGCAAAGCTGTTCAGAATGATGACAGGACCCAAGTATGATGGGAAGTATCTTCATAGCATTATAAGGAAGAAGCTAGGAGAAAGGAGATtgaaccaaaccctaacctctatTGTCATTCCCACGTTTGATATCAAGAAACTCCAGCCTACCATGTTCTCCAGCTataag GTTAGCAAAGATCCCACAATGAATGCTAAACTTTCAGACATATGTATTGGCACATTTGCAGCTCCAACATACCTTCCAACCTATTACTTCAAGAACAAAGATAAAGATGGAAATGTAAGAGAATTCAACCTCACTGATGGTGGTGTAGCTGCTAATAATCCG gcattgGTTGCAATTGCTGAAATCACTAAGCAAGTCTCAAAGAAAAATCCAGATTTCTTCCCTACTAAGCCCATGGACTATGATCGATTTTTAGTCATCTCCATAGGAACTGGTGCAGCaaagatagaagaaaaatacaaagcTAATGTGGCAGCCAAGTGGGGTGCTATAGAATGGTTATTTAATGATGGTTCAACTCCATTAGTGGATGTTTTCTCCCAAGCAAGTGGAGACATGGTTGATTTCCACCTTGGTGTGGTCTTTCAAGCTTTGCACTCTGAAGAAAATTACCTAAGAATTCAG GATGATGCATTAACTGGGACTGTTTCTTCAGTTGATATTGCTACTCAAGAAAACTTGAACAATCTTGTTAAGGCCGGCGAAGAATTACTGAATAAACAAGTTTCCAGGGTGAATTTAGAGACTGGTCTCACTGAACCTGTTAAAAATGGTGTTACTAATGCAGAGGCCCTTAAAAA GTTTGCGAAATTGCTCTCGAATGAAAGGAAACTTCGTCAACAAAGATCACCCCAAACTAAAGTTGAGAAATAA
- the LOC122659758 gene encoding 26S proteasome non-ATPase regulatory subunit 14 homolog: MERIQRMFAGAGGGLGVGHPAPDSPLLDSSEQVYISSLALLKMLKHGRAGVPMEVMGLMLGEFVDEYTVRVVDVFAMPQSGTGVSVEAVDHVFQTNMLDMLKQTGRPEMVVGWYHSHPGFGCWLSGVDINTQQSFEALNQRAVAVVVDPIQSVKGKVVIDAFRLINPQTMMLGQEPRQTTSNLGHLNKPSIQALIHGLNRHYYSIAINYRKNELEEKMLLNLHKKKWTDGLMLQRFDTHSKTNEQTVQEMLNLAIKYNKAVQEEDELPPEKLAIANVGRQDAKKHLEEHVSNLMSSNIVQTLGTMLDTVVF, from the exons ATGGAGAGAATACAGAGGATGTTCGCGGGAGCCGGAGGAGGGTTGGGAGTGGGACACCCAGCTCCGGACTCGCCGCTGCTGGATTCATCGGAACAGGTTTACATCTCTTCCCTTGCCCTTCTGAAGATGCTCAAACACG GCAGAGCTGGGGTTCCAATGGAAGTGATGGGCTTGATGCTGGGGGAGTTCGTCGATGAGTACACAGTCCGTGTTGTTGATGTCTTCGCCATGCCCCAGAGCGGTACTGGTGTCAGTGTCGAGGCTGTCGATCATGTCTTCCAGACTAACATGCTCGATATGCTCAAGCAGACTGGCAG ACCGGAGATGGTGGTAGGATGGTATCATTCACACCCTGGCTTTGGCTGCTGGCTTTCTGGTGTGGATATCAACACACAGCAG AGTTTTGAAGCTCTGAATCAGCGAGCTGTTGCAGTGGTGGTTGACCCGATCCAGAGTGTTAAAGGAAAGGTGGTTATTGATGCCTTTCGATTGATCAACCCACAAACAATGATGCTTGGCCAGGAGCCACGCCAAACAACATCCAACCTTGGGCACCTCAATAAACCATCAATTCAA GCCTTGATCCATGGGCTGAACAGGCACTATTACTCAATCGCAATTAATTACAGAAAGAATGAACTCGAGGAGAAGATGTTACTAAACCTACACAAGAAGAAATGGACAGATGGGTTAATGCTACAACGATTTGATACTCATTCCAAAACCAATGAACAAACTGTTCAG GAGATGCttaatctagccatcaaatacAACAAGGCAGTTCAGGAAGAGGATGAGTTACCTCCTGAGAAGCTGGCAATTGCAAACGTGGGCAGGCAAGATGCAAAGAAACATCTAGAAGAACATGTCTCTAACTTGATGTCATCAAACATAGTTCAGACTCTGGGCACCATGCTAGATACAGTTGTATTTTAA
- the LOC122659755 gene encoding patatin-like protein 2 isoform X1: MERKPTPFLQIRPPTFGDVVTVLSIDGGGIRGIIPATILEFLESQLQELDGEDARLADYFDVIAGTSTGGLVTAMLTAPDDNNRPLFAAKDIKPFYLENCPKIFPQDRGLFASMAKLFRMMTGPKYDGKYLHSIIRKKLGERRLNQTLTSIVIPTFDIKKLQPTMFSSYKVSKDPTMNAKLSDICIGTFAAPTYLPTYYFKNKDKDGNVREFNLTDGGVAANNPALVAIAEITKQVSKKNPDFFPTKPMDYDRFLVISIGTGAAKIEEKYKANVAAKWGAIEWLFNDGSTPLVDVFSQASGDMVDFHLGVVFQALHSEENYLRIQDDALTGTVSSVDIATQENLNNLVKAGEELLNKQVSRVNLETGLTEPVKNGVTNAEALKKFAKLLSNERKLRQQRSPQTKVEK, translated from the exons ATGGAGAGAAAACCAACACCCTTTCTTCAGATACGACCTCCCACCTTTGGAGACGTAGTTACTGTTCTCAGCATTGATGGAGGAGGAATAAGAGGGATCATTCCAGCAACCATTCTTGAGTTCCTCGAGTCGCAGCTTCAG GAATTGGATGGTGAGGATGCAAGACTTGCAGACTACTTTGACGTGATTGCAGGGACCAGTACCGGTGGTCTTGTGACGGCTATGCTGACAGCTCCAGATGATAACAATCGTCCTCTGTTTGCTGCTAAAGATATCAAGCCCTTCTACCTTGAAAACTGCCCTAAGATTTTCCCACAGGATAG AGGCCTGTTTGCTTCGATGGCAAAGCTGTTCAGAATGATGACAGGACCCAAGTATGATGGGAAGTATCTTCATAGCATTATAAGGAAGAAGCTAGGAGAAAGGAGATtgaaccaaaccctaacctctatTGTCATTCCCACGTTTGATATCAAGAAACTCCAGCCTACCATGTTCTCCAGCTataag GTTAGCAAAGATCCCACAATGAATGCTAAACTTTCAGACATATGTATTGGCACATTTGCAGCTCCAACATACCTTCCAACCTATTACTTCAAGAACAAAGATAAAGATGGAAATGTAAGAGAATTCAACCTCACTGATGGTGGTGTAGCTGCTAATAATCCG gcattgGTTGCAATTGCTGAAATCACTAAGCAAGTCTCAAAGAAAAATCCAGATTTCTTCCCTACTAAGCCCATGGACTATGATCGATTTTTAGTCATCTCCATAGGAACTGGTGCAGCaaagatagaagaaaaatacaaagcTAATGTGGCAGCCAAGTGGGGTGCTATAGAATGGTTATTTAATGATGGTTCAACTCCATTAGTGGATGTTTTCTCCCAAGCAAGTGGAGACATGGTTGATTTCCACCTTGGTGTGGTCTTTCAAGCTTTGCACTCTGAAGAAAATTACCTAAGAATTCAG GATGATGCATTAACTGGGACTGTTTCTTCAGTTGATATTGCTACTCAAGAAAACTTGAACAATCTTGTTAAGGCCGGCGAAGAATTACTGAATAAACAAGTTTCCAGGGTGAATTTAGAGACTGGTCTCACTGAACCTGTTAAAAATGGTGTTACTAATGCAGAGGCCCTTAAAAA GTTTGCGAAATTGCTCTCGAATGAAAGGAAACTTCGTCAACAAAGATCACCCCAAACTAAAGTTGAGAAATAA